The Macaca nemestrina isolate mMacNem1 chromosome 6, mMacNem.hap1, whole genome shotgun sequence genome window below encodes:
- the LOC105466866 gene encoding small ribosomal subunit protein uS11 isoform X2, with product MAPRKGKEKKEEQVISLGPQVAEGENVFGVCHIFASFNDTFVHVTDLSGKETICRVTGGMKVKADRDESSPYAAMLAAQDVAQRCKELGITALHIKLRATGGNRTKTPGPGAQSALRALARSGMKIGRIEDVTPIPSDSTRRKGGRRGRRL from the exons ATGGCACCTcgaaaggggaaggaaaagaaggaagaacaggtcaTCAGCCTCGGACCTCAGGTGGCTGAAGGAGAGAATGTATTTGGTGTCTGCCATATCTTTGCATCCTTCAATGACACTTTTGTCCATGTCACTGACCTTTCTGGCAA AGAAACCATCTGCCGTGTGACTGGTGGGATGAAGGTGAAGGCAGACCGAGATGAATCCTCGCCATATGCTGCTATGTTGGCTGCCCAGGATGTGGCCCAGAGGTGCAAGGAGCTGGGTATCACCGCCCTACACATCAAACTCCGGGCCACAGGAGGAAATAG GACCAAGACCCCTGGACCTGGGGCCCAGTCGGCCCTCAGAGCCCTTGCCCGCTCGGGTATGAAGATCGGGCGGATTG AGGACGTCACCCCCATCCCCTCTGACAGCACTCGCAGGAAGGGGGGTCGCCGTGGTCGCCGTCTGTGA
- the LOC105466866 gene encoding small ribosomal subunit protein uS11 isoform X1, with the protein MAPRKGKEKKEEQVISLGPQVAEGENVFGVCHIFASFNDTFVHVTDLSGKETICRVTGGMKVKADRDESSPYAAMLAAQDVAQRCKELGITALHIKLRATGGNRTKTPGPGAQSALRALARSGMKIGRIGRCPPLANAWICFEASAPKSTCCAQWMCSGWSGRFWQGRHPHPL; encoded by the exons ATGGCACCTcgaaaggggaaggaaaagaaggaagaacaggtcaTCAGCCTCGGACCTCAGGTGGCTGAAGGAGAGAATGTATTTGGTGTCTGCCATATCTTTGCATCCTTCAATGACACTTTTGTCCATGTCACTGACCTTTCTGGCAA AGAAACCATCTGCCGTGTGACTGGTGGGATGAAGGTGAAGGCAGACCGAGATGAATCCTCGCCATATGCTGCTATGTTGGCTGCCCAGGATGTGGCCCAGAGGTGCAAGGAGCTGGGTATCACCGCCCTACACATCAAACTCCGGGCCACAGGAGGAAATAG GACCAAGACCCCTGGACCTGGGGCCCAGTCGGCCCTCAGAGCCCTTGCCCGCTCGGGTATGAAGATCGGGCGGATTGGTAGGTGCCCTCCTCTAGCTAATGCTTGGATCTGTTTTGAAGCATCAGCCCCGAAAAGCACATGCTGTGCCCAGTGGATGTGCAGCGGCTGGTCTGGTCGCTTTTGGCA AGGACGTCACCCCCATCCCCTCTGA